The sequence below is a genomic window from Streptomyces sp. NBC_00582.
CGAGACCGGAGCCGGGGAGGGCGCGGGCGCTGGGGGAGCGCCAGAAGCGGTCGAAGACGTGGGGGAGTTCGTCCTCGGGGATGCCGGGGCCGTGGTCGCGGACGGTCAGTTTGCCGTGCGTCAGCTGGACGTCGATCGTGCCGCCCTCGGGGCTGAACTTCACCGCGTTGTCCAGGATGTTGACGACCGCACGCTCCAGCGCGGCGGGCTCCGCCCGGGTGAACCAGGGCTCCAGGTGGGCGTTGATCGTCAGCTCGGGGCCGCGCAGGCGTGCGCGGCGCAGGGCCGCCTCGACCGTGTCCTCCAGGGCGACCACCTGGACGCGTTCGCCGCGCTGGCCCTCCGAGCGGGAGAGCTCCTGGAGGTCGCCGATGAGGGAGGCGAGCTCCGTCATCTGCGCCTTCACACTCGCGAGCAGCGCCTTTCGGTCGGCGGCGGGGATGGGGCGGCCGGTCTCCTCGCTGCGGGTGAGGAGCTCTATGTTCGTGCGGAGTGAGGTGAGGGGGGTGCGGAGTTCGTGTCCGGCGTCCGCGATCAGCTGCTGCTGGAGCTCGCGGGAGTTGGCGAGGGAGGCGGTCATCGAGTTGAAGGAACGGGAGAGCCGGGCGATCTCGTCCTCGGCGTCGTCCTCTACGGGGATACGGGTGCTCAAGTCGTCGGTGCGGGCGACGTGTTCGACGGCCTCGGTGAGCTTGTCGACGGGGCGGAGACCTGCGCGGGCTACGGCGAGACCGGCTGCGCCTGCGCCGAGCACTCCGACGCCGGAGACGAGGAGGAGGATCAGGGCGAGTTCGTTGAGGGTGGACTGGGTGCTCTTCAGCGGGATGGCGACCTGGAGGGCGACGTTGTTGACGACCCCCGCGCCGTTGTCGCTGTTCACCACGAGGGCGGTGGTCACGATGCGGACCGCGTTGCCGTCGCTGTCCACGCCGTTGCGGAAGTACAGGGTGCCGGGCTCGCCGTTCTTGGCCACGGTCTTGTCGTTGCCGGCGACCTTCACGAGGGATTCGGAGCTGCCGTAGATGCAGGCCTTGCCGCTCGACTGGACCAGTTGGGAGTAGCCCTTGAAACGCGGGCCGAAGGGAAAAGCGTCGGACTGCGACTGGGCACACGTGTCGAGGGCGGCGAACACCTGGTTCGCGGGCTGCGCGCGCTCGACACTCGACTTCAGATCGGCGTTCAGCTCCTCGTACAACTTCCCCTGCACGATGAACCAGCACGTCACCGAAACCGCCGCCACCGCGAACGCCACAGCGGCAGCGACCAGCATGGACAGCCGGGCCCGAATGGGAAGGGTCCGGAACCGTCGCACCAGCTTGTTCACTCCGCGCCGCCCTGTCGGAGCACGTACCCGACACCGCGCACGGTGTGCACGAGGCGCGGCTCGCCGGCCGCCTCGGTCTTGCGGCGCAGGTACATGACGTACACGTCCAGGGAGTTGGACGACGGCTCGAAGTCGAAGCCCCAGACCGCCTTCAGGATCTGCTCACGGGTGAGGACCTGGCGCGGATGCGCCATGAACATCTCCAGGAGGGTGAACTCCGTACGGGTCAGCTCCACAGGCCGCCCGCCCCGGGTGACCTCCCGGGTCGCGAGGTCCATCCGCAGGTCGCCGAAGGTGAGCGCCTCGTCCTCCTCCACGGCCGCCGCGCCGGCCGCCGCCGCGTAGGAGCTGCGGCGCAGCAGCGCGCGGACGCGGGCGAACAGCTCGTCCAGTTCGAACGGCTTGACCAGGTAGTCGTCGGCGCCCGCGTCCAGGCCGGTGACACGGTCGCCGACCGTGTCGCGGGCCGTGAGCATGAGGATGGGGGTGGTGTCGCCGGCACCCCGGATGCGGCGGGCGGCGGTGAGGCCGTCCATGCGGGGCATCTGGATGTCGAGGACGACCAGGTCGGGGCGGTAGGCCGTCGCCTTGTCCAGGGCGTCGGCGCCGTCGACGGCGACCTCCGTGTCGTAGCCCTCGAAGGCGAGGCTGCGCTGGAGTGCTTCGCGCACCGCCGGCTCGTCGTCGACGATCAGGATGCGCTGGGTGTCACGGTCGCCTTCGGCGGGGCTCATGGGCGTGGATCCTCGGGTGCGGTGGGACGGGCGGGAGACAGCGGCTTCAGCCTCGCATGCTTCCCGGTCCGTGCGTAAAGAGTGGGGCTGCGTGAGGTCAGCCGCGCATCGCCGTGAGGCGGTTCAGCGGGACCTTGCGGCGGTGCGGGCGGGTGGCGGGGGTGCGCAGGCCCATCATCTGCGGGGCCGCCACCTCGGGGGCCCGGACGACCGTCTGCTCCACCGGCTCGTGCAGCTCGTACGCCACGTCGAGGGCCAGGGCGAGGTCGGCCGCGCCGACGCCGGTCACCGTGTGCGAAACCTGCTTGATCATGACGTGCTCCCTACTGGCTCGGTGGATGTTCAGCTGTCGGAGCCGCCGGCCCGCAGGGCGGCCAGGTCGGACTTGACGGTGTTGATCGGGATGGCGAAGCCGAGGCCGACGCTGCCGGCGTCCGAGGAGGAGGACGAGGCCGCGGAGTACATCGCGGAGTTGATGCCGACGATGTTGCCGCGCGCGTCGATGAGCGCGCCGCCGGAGTTGCCGGGGTTGAGGGAGGCGTCCGTCTGGAGCGCCTTGTAGGTGGTGGTCGAGGAGCCGGTGTCGCCGTTGAACTGCTGGCCGCCGAACTCGAACGGCCACTGCCCGCTGCCGCCGCCCTGTTGCTGCTGTTGCTGGCTCTCGTCCGTCGAGACGGTCACGTCACGGTTGAGCGCGGAGACGATACCGCTGGTCACCGTGCCGGTCAGGCCCTCGGGGGAGCCGATCGCCACGACCTCGTCGCCGACCTGGACCCCGTCGGAGTCGCCGAGGGTCG
It includes:
- a CDS encoding HAMP domain-containing sensor histidine kinase, with protein sequence MNKLVRRFRTLPIRARLSMLVAAAVAFAVAAVSVTCWFIVQGKLYEELNADLKSSVERAQPANQVFAALDTCAQSQSDAFPFGPRFKGYSQLVQSSGKACIYGSSESLVKVAGNDKTVAKNGEPGTLYFRNGVDSDGNAVRIVTTALVVNSDNGAGVVNNVALQVAIPLKSTQSTLNELALILLLVSGVGVLGAGAAGLAVARAGLRPVDKLTEAVEHVARTDDLSTRIPVEDDAEDEIARLSRSFNSMTASLANSRELQQQLIADAGHELRTPLTSLRTNIELLTRSEETGRPIPAADRKALLASVKAQMTELASLIGDLQELSRSEGQRGERVQVVALEDTVEAALRRARLRGPELTINAHLEPWFTRAEPAALERAVVNILDNAVKFSPEGGTIDVQLTHGKLTVRDHGPGIPEDELPHVFDRFWRSPSARALPGSGLGLSIVARTVEQAGGNVTLARAHGGGTVATVRLPGAPTPPPEAHETP
- a CDS encoding response regulator transcription factor, with amino-acid sequence MSPAEGDRDTQRILIVDDEPAVREALQRSLAFEGYDTEVAVDGADALDKATAYRPDLVVLDIQMPRMDGLTAARRIRGAGDTTPILMLTARDTVGDRVTGLDAGADDYLVKPFELDELFARVRALLRRSSYAAAAGAAAVEEDEALTFGDLRMDLATREVTRGGRPVELTRTEFTLLEMFMAHPRQVLTREQILKAVWGFDFEPSSNSLDVYVMYLRRKTEAAGEPRLVHTVRGVGYVLRQGGAE